Genomic window (Xylanimonas protaetiae):
GCGTCCTCGTCGCCGCCCTCCTCTACGTCAAGCGGTTCTTCCAGCCGATCCAGCAGGTCGGCATGTTCTACAACTCGTTCCAGTCGGCCGCCGCCGCCCTCGAGAAGCTCTCCGCCCTCCTCGCCGAAGAGCCCACCGTCGTCGAGCCCGCCACCCCCGTCCCGCTGCGCACCGCCCGCGGCGACGTCCGGCTCGACCACGTCACCTTCCGCTACCCGCGCGGCCCCGTCGTCCTGCCCGACCTCGACCTGCACATCCCCGCCGGGCAGACCCTCGCCCTCGTCGGCACCACCGGCGCCGGCAAGTCCACCCTCGCCAAGCTCGTCACCCGCTTCTACGACGCCTCCAGCGGCCACGTCCGGCTCGACGACGTCGACGTGCGCGACCTCGCCACCCCCGACCTGCGCCGCGCCGTCGTCATGGTCACCCAGGAGGCCTACCTGTTCTCCGGCTCCGTGCGCGAGAACATCGCCCTCGGCCGCCCCGACGCCACCCAGGCCGAGATCGAGGCCGCCGCCCGCGCCGTCGGCGCCCACGGCTTCATCACCGCCATGCCCGACGGGTACGACACCGACGTCAACAAGCGCGGCGGCCGCGTCTCCGCCGGCCAGCGCCAGCTGCTCTCCTTCGCCCGCGCCTTCCTCGCCAACCCCGCCGTCCTCGTGCTCGACGAGGCCACGTCGTCGCTCGACATCCCCGGGGAGCGGCTCGTCCAGCAAGGCCTCAAGAGCCTGCTGGCCGGGCGGACGGCCATCATCATCGCCCACCGCCTCTCCACCGTCGCCGGCGCCGACCGCGTCCTCGTCATGGAGCACGGCCGCATCATCGAGGACGGCACCCCCGCCCAGCTCATCGCCGCCGACGGGCACTACGCCCGCCTCCACAACGCCTGGCAGGACTCCCTCGTCTGACGACCCTCACCGCCCCCGCGGGTCCACCAGCACCATCACCGGCTCCCGCACCCACCAGTCACCCGACGCCCGCCGCTCCGCCCGCGTCGTGTACCGGTACCGGAACAGCCGCACCCGCACCCACCGCGGCCGCCCACCCCCGAACGGGTCCACCCGCAGCAGCCGCAACGTCGTCGCGTCCGCCTCCAGCAACCGCTCCACCAGCACCACCACCCACCCCGACGGCGACCCCAACGGCACGAACCACAACGCCCAGTCCAACCGCAGGTGCCACGGCGCCACCTGTGGCGGACGCCGCCCCGGCTCGCACGGCTTCCCCCGGAACAGGTACTCCCGCCACACCGCCTCCACCCCCGGCCGCTCCGCGTCCGTCCCCTCCACCACCACCTCCTCCCGCCGCCGCGTCACCCGCCCGAACGCCCCGTACGCGTTCACCAGCCGCAACGGCTCGAACGACGCGTTCATCAGCTGCCGCGGCCCCACCAGGTTCCGCGCCGGCCGCCACGACAGCCCCAGCAGCAACGCACCCACCAGCGCCGTCGCCACCACGAACGACGACGACGCCACCGAGGTCGCGGCGCTCGCGGAGGGTGCGACGCCGGTCCACGACCCGACCGTGCGCCACACGCCGTCCGAGACCATCGCGGCCCCGAGGACCATGGCCGCCCAGTTGAGCCAGGCGAAGTTGCCGGTCAGCACCAGCCACGCCTGCGTGAGCACGACGACGGCGCCCGCGACCGACGGGAACGGCTGGGGGAGCAGCAGCAGCCACGGGAACCCGAGCTGCGTGACGTGGTTGCCCACCACCTCGACGCGGTGCCACCAGCGCGGCAGGTGGTGGGCGTGCCACGAGAACGGGCCGGGCATCGGCTGCGTCTCGTGGTGGTAGTCGAGCGCGGTGAGGTCGCGCCACTCGTGCCCGCCACGCCACTTGATGAGCCCGGCGCCGAGCTCGAGCCGGAACAGCAGCCAGCGGGCCGCGACGACCCCCACCCAGGGCACGGGCTCGGCGTCGGAGCCCAGCCAGGCCACGAGGAACGTGGCCTCGCACAGCAGCGACTCCCAGCCGAACCCGTAGAACCGCTGGCCGACGTTCACGACCGACAGGTACAGGGCCCAGCACGCCAGCAGCACCAGGGCGGGCACCCACCACGGCCCCCGCTGCGGCAGCCCGGCGA
Coding sequences:
- a CDS encoding ABC transporter ATP-binding protein encodes the protein MSTTDDLTRDESREARTRSLSLLGTLLRPHQRLLTWSGVLVIASTAGQVAGPALVAATVDSALPALDAGRHGPLVTYGALLVVAAVVAGLANGAYVRAAAQISQAVLLELRRRVFRQTQRLSLEFHESYTSGRIISRQTSDLEALRELLDGGLTGVVSSVLSMVFTAVGLALIDWRSALVLAVAMVPAWLLTRWFQRRSQLFYRQQRTASARLIVKFVETMTGMRAVQAFRREATTEHDYDRFAEEYRQANLDTFSLNGRYQPGLVLIGNLTVVAALAYGGWRVFQGDLTVGVLVAALLYVKRFFQPIQQVGMFYNSFQSAAAALEKLSALLAEEPTVVEPATPVPLRTARGDVRLDHVTFRYPRGPVVLPDLDLHIPAGQTLALVGTTGAGKSTLAKLVTRFYDASSGHVRLDDVDVRDLATPDLRRAVVMVTQEAYLFSGSVRENIALGRPDATQAEIEAAARAVGAHGFITAMPDGYDTDVNKRGGRVSAGQRQLLSFARAFLANPAVLVLDEATSSLDIPGERLVQQGLKSLLAGRTAIIIAHRLSTVAGADRVLVMEHGRIIEDGTPAQLIAADGHYARLHNAWQDSLV
- a CDS encoding lipase maturation factor family protein, translated to MPTAVTDGLAWWGAGDYDVARQVLQRGVAALLVLAFAQVVTQFRPLLGSHGLLPVPDFVARVPFRVAPSLFHRRYSDRLVVGVGVAGAVLAASVVAGLPQRGPWWVPALVLLACWALYLSVVNVGQRFYGFGWESLLCEATFLVAWLGSDAEPVPWVGVVAARWLLFRLELGAGLIKWRGGHEWRDLTALDYHHETQPMPGPFSWHAHHLPRWWHRVEVVGNHVTQLGFPWLLLLPQPFPSVAGAVVVLTQAWLVLTGNFAWLNWAAMVLGAAMVSDGVWRTVGSWTGVAPSASAATSVASSSFVVATALVGALLLGLSWRPARNLVGPRQLMNASFEPLRLVNAYGAFGRVTRRREEVVVEGTDAERPGVEAVWREYLFRGKPCEPGRRPPQVAPWHLRLDWALWFVPLGSPSGWVVVLVERLLEADATTLRLLRVDPFGGGRPRWVRVRLFRYRYTTRAERRASGDWWVREPVMVLVDPRGR